One region of Sus scrofa isolate TJ Tabasco breed Duroc chromosome 3, Sscrofa11.1, whole genome shotgun sequence genomic DNA includes:
- the RPL31 gene encoding 60S ribosomal protein L31, producing MAPAKKGGEKKKGRSAINEVVTREYTINIHKRIHGVGFKKRAPRALKEIRKFAMKEMGTPDVRIDTRLNKAVWAKGIRNVPYRIRVRLSRKRNEDEDSPNKLYTLVTYVPVTTFKNLQTVNVDEN from the exons ATGGCTCCCGCAAAGAAGGGTGGCGAGAAGAAGAAGGGCCGGTCCGCCATCAACGAGGTGGTAACCAGGGAGTACACGATCAACATTCACAAGCGCATCCATGGCGT GGGTTTTAAGAAGCGTGCCCCTCGGGCACTCAAAGAAATCCGTAAATTTGCCATGAAGGagatgggaactccggatgtgCGCATCGACACCAGGCTCAACAAAGCCGTCTGGGCCAAAGGAATAAG gaatGTCCCATACCGAATCCGTGTGCGGTTGTCCAGAAAACGTAATGAAGATGAAGACTCGCCAAACAAGCTCTATACATTGGTCACCTATGTACCTGTCACCACTTTCAAAA ATCTACAGACAGTTAACGTGGATGAGAACTAA